The genomic DNA CCGCTGGGAGATCAAAGTTTCCCGATACCGGCGCAGCCTCGCTGAACGATACCGTATCGATCCCATTGGTTATGTCGACAATCGTAGTATCTCCAAAGTCATTGAAATCGATCTGCCGAAACGCGAGCGATGTCGCTCCCAGCGTCGGATTCGAAATCATGTTAAACGATCCGTCGATGTAGTTGGTCAGATCGACGCTCAGCCCCGACAAACTGATCGTCACCGATTCCCCCGATCCGATCACGCTGTTGCTTCCCAAGCCAAGCGCCGAGCCGCCTGTGTTTAGGTTCAGCCCCATCGCGGCGTTCCAGCTGATATCCAGCGAAAACTCGATCCCCGTCCCCGCGTCGCGGAAGAAATAGGTATCGCCGTACGTCGGCGATACGTTGTCCGGTATCCCCGTCGGCCCCTGGGCTTGCACAGCGTTGTTGGCATCGTAGGGCGTCATCGGAGAACTTGTATTCGCCGCAGAGGTCATGTCGAGCACCGGCGTGAACGTGATGACGTCCGCATTGGCTGTGACCATCAAGCCAACGGAGGCGATCGCTGCAATGGTTCGTATTGGAAAGATCGTCGTCATCTTGGTCTTCTCCTGGCGCGGCCCAGCTGTAATCGGATTCGAAACAAACCGATGAACAAATGTACCGAACCCGCAACGCAAAGGCAATCTATGCTACAATAAGATTCAGGTTTTCAGATTCTGAGCGATATGACGCCAGTGTTTTGCGGCGTTTGCGACCATTCGAATCACCCAGAATTTGGGACTTCTTGGACATCTGCAATCCGCAACAGGGCGACATCAAATCTCCTCGATCGATCGGGAGACTGGTATGAGGTTTGCTCGTTGATGAGGTGTTTCTAACCTTGGGAGACGAATCCGATGCCAATGAATAAACAATACGTCGTCGAGTTTTTTGGTGGCCCAATGGATGGCCACATCGAACCGGTCGCCGAATCGCTGAACCCCTTTGTCGTTTTCCCAAGTCGGGTACCTGTGCGTGGTCGAGGATTTTTGGCGGGCCTGTTCCATTTTTGGCGGCGGCCCAAAAAACAGCAGCCGAGCGTCCTGGCGGTTTACGAACTGCACTGCGTTGGCTTGCAGCAGCGTTACCAGCACGTCCGCTCGATCGAAGCCAGCGGTATCGAGATCGTGCCGATCGGCACACAAGCGGTCATCTCCGCACCGCGCTCGTCCCAACGTGGGCCCTCCTCGACGTCGGCTAGCTGAGCCGAGATCGGACTCGACCGCCATACGGCGTTCCGCGACGCATCCCCGAGATTATGAATCCCGCGTCCGAACGTGCTCCGGCACTTTCCGCCGCAGCGGCTCACTTTGTTGTCGATCCTACCGCCCCGCGATCGACTACATGACAATCGCCGAGGCACATTGTCTGGCGTACGGTCTGCAATTGAGGAGCGAGGGAAATGAAATTTGTCTGTTTGGGATACATCGACGAGACGCGTTTTGCTGATCTAACTCAGGCTCAGAGAGACGAAACGATGGAAGCTTGTTTCGCTTACGACGACGAACTGCGTCGGGGCGGACATTTCATTGGTGGCGAGGCTCTGCAATCGGCTCGCAACGCCGTCACTCTGCGGATCAAAGAGGGCAAGGTCGACGTGATCGACGGGCCCTATGCCGAGACCAAGGAGGTATTGGGCGGGATCTTGCTGCTCAAAGCCAACGACTTGAATCACGCGATCGCGTTGATGTCGCAGCACCCCGGCGTTACGGTGGGGCCTTTCGAGATTCGTCCCGCCGACGCTCAGATCAATGCAATGATCGCCGCGCGGCAAACGAACACTTAAACATCTGCAATCAACTCTTGCGACAGTGACGATGGCGTGGCATGACTTTTAAGAAGCGGTCATCAAACGGAGTCGTCAGTCATCAAAGATCAATCGAAAGACGAGGGTTCTGCCATGAAATACATGATGCTGATCTACGGATCCGAAGAGGGATGGACCGAGCCCGAGCGGGAGGCGTGTATGCGAGAATCGATGGCGATCTGCGACGAACTTACCCAACAGGGAAAGTGGATCGCGTCGTCGCCGTTGCACTCGGTGACGACGGCGACCAGTGTCCGTGTCCGCGAGGGGAAACGACAAGTCACCGACGGGCCTTTTGCGGAAACGACCGAACAACTGGGCGGATATTACATCATCGATGTCGACGATCTCGACGAAGCGATCGCAATCGCCTCCCGGCTGCCGCCCGCGAAAAAAGGGACCGTCGAGATCCGACCGCTCTTTCCGCTTCCCGAGCGCGAACCGCAGTAGCCCCACGTCGGTGAAGTCGACGCACTTAACATCGCATCTCTACGTCACCGAATAACGCCAGCCAACCGAAAAACGCTTATCCGTTATCATCCGAAAGGCGATCGACCTTGCGGTAGAGGTAGGCGTCGGAGGTGAGCAGCGACGCGAGCAGAGCTTTCATGCTGCCGCCGCTCTCTTGATAAGCCTGATAGGCGTCCTGCAATACCGGAGCATCGTGGATCGTTTCGTTGCGGCCCATCCAGAAACGGAAGGCGTGGCGGACGAAGACCTGTTGCACGCGCTGGCTGGTCGCCAAGCGATCGATCATCTCCAACGCGTTTTCGACGGGGCCGTCCAGCCCGGGATCGCCGCTGTCGATGATCGCACCGCTCGTGTCGACTGGCTTCTTCTGCTCTTCGGTCCGGTACAGTCCCAGATGGTTGTACATTTCAAACGGCAGCCCCAGCGGGTCCATCTTGCGATGGCAACGCCAACATTCATCGGCTCGCGTCACACGCATCCGACGCCGCAACGTCGACTTCGGCTCGACGGGCAGCATCGCATCGACAGTGATCGGAACATCGGGGACCGCGTCGCCGAGCAGACGTTCGCGAATCCAACGGCCACGCAAAATCGCGTGGTTGTCCATCGCATCGGTATGCGCGACCAACCAGCTGGGATGCGTCAGGATTCCTCTCCGCTGATCGGGCGGCAGAGTCGTCAGCGTTCGAGCCGTTTTCAGCGGTTTGACGACCTGGGCAACACGGGCGTGAATCGTTTCCCCTTTGGGCAGCTTCGCCTTCTCGATCGTCACGCGCCGCGTCTGTCGCGCGGGCTTCTTCCCCTCGACCGCTTTTGGCTTCGGCGGCGGATCGGAGCTGATGAACTGGCCAAAGTAAGGTGCATCCTGCGGTGCGTTGTAGACGACGCGGTCGGTGGTCAGCAGCTCGCCCAGAACGTTTTTGTCTTCCTGCAGAATCAGTTCGACCAAACGATCGGTGTTGGCGGTCATCGCAAACATCGCCCGATAATGCTTCTCGGCGTTGAACTCACCGCCGGCACTTATCAACGCTTTGTTGTCCTTGCAGACATGCCCCGCGCGGTCGTAATCGAAGAACTCACGAAAGAACTGCAGCACCCGCGGCTTCCGAATACTGTCGTCGGCCAGAATCCGATCGATCTCGCGCTTTGCATCCTGCCGTGTCTTTAAACGCCCGTCGGCAACCGCTTGCTGCAACGCTTCGTCCGGCGGGATGTAGCTGAAAGCCGCATTGATCGCCAACGCCAGCTCTTGGTCCTGCAAAAGGACGCGGCCATATTGGTCGGGCGTCCCGTATTCGGCTAACTCGGGACGAAACAGCGCGTCGCGATCCAAGAAGATCGGCGTCAGACCAAGCAACGCCCCATCCTCTTTCCCAAGGTCGGCGATCGCATCGTTTAATAGTCCCAGATATTCGGCGGTCTCCGCGTCGGTCGGCGGGCGACAGGTCAAGGCTTCGAACAGATAGTTGACAGCCGCGATTCGATCCTGCTGCGTATCGTTCTCCTTGGCCATCAGGTCGTGGACGGGAGTGATCGGGCGCTTGGGCGATTTGCCATAAAAAAGGCTTTGCGCCAGCCCGCGCAAATCGCCATGTTTGTACTTCTTGTCGATCTGGCCGACCTTGTCGGCGAACTGATACGGTTCGGCATCGGGTCCGTAGGCCATGAATCGCAAAATGTCTTCGGCCGTGTTGGCGATCTGAGTCGCTTCGGATCCGTTCACCGAATAGAGGTTGGCGTAGTTTCGCAGCCCATGGTGATTTTCGGTCGTTAGCATCGGCGGGAATCCGGTGATCGCGGCGGCATAAGCGGCCGTGCCTCCGACCCAACCAATCACGCGATCCAGTCCGTAATAGACTTTCACTTCGCCATCGAGATTCGGATTGATGTGATCGCCGCGAGTTCGCAATCCGGGGCGTTTGGGATCGAAGTCGGGTTCACGCGTGATCAGCTCGTTCAATCGCGTTAGGTGTTCCTGAGGATGCAGACGCCACAGCCGCGCCGGTGTGGAGGTCGGCTCGATCCATTCAGGGATCTCTCCGAACAGCAGATCATGATCTAGATGATTTCCCTTGGTCGGATGCAGGTGCGTTTGGAATCCGCCGTGATCCTTCATCGCCCGCTGCAATTCCGCGGTGATCCACGTCGACAGCTTCCAACGCAGGATCGGATCGGGCTGCAATTCTTCCGCCGGCGGCATCTCTTTTAGCGCAACCTGTTCCCAAACCGTCTTCCAAAGCTCGGCGTTGTCGATGGTGACGGTGGAGAGTTCATCGAGAGCGACGCCACCTTCCTGCGTGTTGGCGTCGTGGCAATCGATGCAGTACTGCTGTAGGAACTGTGTCGCCATCGCGTCTGACATCGGCGACTGATCCGCCACCACGCACGATCCAAGCGATGGTACGATCAGTAAAAACGCAAGCAATGAAGAGAGTCGGAGCATTGGCATCGGTTTCAAAGTCAGTGGCACGCCGCGGATTGCAGATTGAGATCGGATTCGT from Rosistilla oblonga includes the following:
- a CDS encoding DUF1588 domain-containing protein — its product is MPMLRLSSLLAFLLIVPSLGSCVVADQSPMSDAMATQFLQQYCIDCHDANTQEGGVALDELSTVTIDNAELWKTVWEQVALKEMPPAEELQPDPILRWKLSTWITAELQRAMKDHGGFQTHLHPTKGNHLDHDLLFGEIPEWIEPTSTPARLWRLHPQEHLTRLNELITREPDFDPKRPGLRTRGDHINPNLDGEVKVYYGLDRVIGWVGGTAAYAAAITGFPPMLTTENHHGLRNYANLYSVNGSEATQIANTAEDILRFMAYGPDAEPYQFADKVGQIDKKYKHGDLRGLAQSLFYGKSPKRPITPVHDLMAKENDTQQDRIAAVNYLFEALTCRPPTDAETAEYLGLLNDAIADLGKEDGALLGLTPIFLDRDALFRPELAEYGTPDQYGRVLLQDQELALAINAAFSYIPPDEALQQAVADGRLKTRQDAKREIDRILADDSIRKPRVLQFFREFFDYDRAGHVCKDNKALISAGGEFNAEKHYRAMFAMTANTDRLVELILQEDKNVLGELLTTDRVVYNAPQDAPYFGQFISSDPPPKPKAVEGKKPARQTRRVTIEKAKLPKGETIHARVAQVVKPLKTARTLTTLPPDQRRGILTHPSWLVAHTDAMDNHAILRGRWIRERLLGDAVPDVPITVDAMLPVEPKSTLRRRMRVTRADECWRCHRKMDPLGLPFEMYNHLGLYRTEEQKKPVDTSGAIIDSGDPGLDGPVENALEMIDRLATSQRVQQVFVRHAFRFWMGRNETIHDAPVLQDAYQAYQESGGSMKALLASLLTSDAYLYRKVDRLSDDNG
- a CDS encoding YciI family protein, translated to MKFVCLGYIDETRFADLTQAQRDETMEACFAYDDELRRGGHFIGGEALQSARNAVTLRIKEGKVDVIDGPYAETKEVLGGILLLKANDLNHAIALMSQHPGVTVGPFEIRPADAQINAMIAARQTNT
- a CDS encoding PEP-CTERM sorting domain-containing protein codes for the protein MTTIFPIRTIAAIASVGLMVTANADVITFTPVLDMTSAANTSSPMTPYDANNAVQAQGPTGIPDNVSPTYGDTYFFRDAGTGIEFSLDISWNAAMGLNLNTGGSALGLGSNSVIGSGESVTISLSGLSVDLTNYIDGSFNMISNPTLGATSLAFRQIDFNDFGDTTIVDITNGIDTVSFSEAAPVSGNFDLPADGLTDMEPALTFSLSNMSVDTDFNISAVQLAITADLQATAGVPEPASMLLTLFGGGAVLGIARRKAKRSRVAREIPAMAESPEALQNQ
- a CDS encoding YciI family protein, which produces MKYMMLIYGSEEGWTEPEREACMRESMAICDELTQQGKWIASSPLHSVTTATSVRVREGKRQVTDGPFAETTEQLGGYYIIDVDDLDEAIAIASRLPPAKKGTVEIRPLFPLPEREPQ